One stretch of Prunus persica cultivar Lovell chromosome G1, Prunus_persica_NCBIv2, whole genome shotgun sequence DNA includes these proteins:
- the LOC18792841 gene encoding uncharacterized protein LOC18792841 isoform X3, protein MAEHGNRFPGHGRTLVEQEPPRESIKQKLPQVNRQDQGGGGGIRSQIRDNNIMADPNSQNVGASNFHNVQGQGEGQGGGHDICGNTITAREGASSVGFHNFGNTTPGWKCRIL, encoded by the exons ATGGCAG AACACGGTAATCGCTTTCCTGGTCATGGTCGAACGCTTGTTGAACAAGAACCCCCGAGAGAAAGCATTAAACAAAAACTTCCTCAAGTGAATAGGCAAGATCAGGGAGGAGGCGGCGGCATCAGGTCCCAGATTCGTGACAATAATATTATGGCAGACCCGAACAGTCAGAATGTTGGAGCGTCAAACTTTCATAATGTACAAGGTCAAGGGGAAGGCCAAGGTGGTGGTCACGACATTTGTGGCAATACAATTACTGCACGTGAAGGAGCCAGTAGTGTTGGGTTTCACAACTTTGGCAACACCACACCTGGCTGGAAGTGTAGGATCCTGTAG
- the LOC18792841 gene encoding uncharacterized protein LOC18792841 isoform X2 yields MAEPSEHGNRFPGHGRTLVEQEPPRESIKQKLPQVNRQDQGGGGGIRSQIRDNNIMADPNSQNVGASNFHNVQGQGEGQGGGHDICGNTITAREGASSVGFHNFGNTTPGWKCRIL; encoded by the exons ATGGCAG AACCCTCAGAACACGGTAATCGCTTTCCTGGTCATGGTCGAACGCTTGTTGAACAAGAACCCCCGAGAGAAAGCATTAAACAAAAACTTCCTCAAGTGAATAGGCAAGATCAGGGAGGAGGCGGCGGCATCAGGTCCCAGATTCGTGACAATAATATTATGGCAGACCCGAACAGTCAGAATGTTGGAGCGTCAAACTTTCATAATGTACAAGGTCAAGGGGAAGGCCAAGGTGGTGGTCACGACATTTGTGGCAATACAATTACTGCACGTGAAGGAGCCAGTAGTGTTGGGTTTCACAACTTTGGCAACACCACACCTGGCTGGAAGTGTAGGATCCTGTAG
- the LOC18792841 gene encoding uncharacterized protein LOC18792841 isoform X1 yields MAGSQTDVKILNQQEPSEHGNRFPGHGRTLVEQEPPRESIKQKLPQVNRQDQGGGGGIRSQIRDNNIMADPNSQNVGASNFHNVQGQGEGQGGGHDICGNTITAREGASSVGFHNFGNTTPGWKCRIL; encoded by the exons ATGGCAG GTTCTCAAACTGATGTTAAAATATTGAACCAACAAGAACCCTCAGAACACGGTAATCGCTTTCCTGGTCATGGTCGAACGCTTGTTGAACAAGAACCCCCGAGAGAAAGCATTAAACAAAAACTTCCTCAAGTGAATAGGCAAGATCAGGGAGGAGGCGGCGGCATCAGGTCCCAGATTCGTGACAATAATATTATGGCAGACCCGAACAGTCAGAATGTTGGAGCGTCAAACTTTCATAATGTACAAGGTCAAGGGGAAGGCCAAGGTGGTGGTCACGACATTTGTGGCAATACAATTACTGCACGTGAAGGAGCCAGTAGTGTTGGGTTTCACAACTTTGGCAACACCACACCTGGCTGGAAGTGTAGGATCCTGTAG